A genomic stretch from Falco naumanni isolate bFalNau1 chromosome 4, bFalNau1.pat, whole genome shotgun sequence includes:
- the TMPPE gene encoding transmembrane protein with metallophosphoesterase domain → MISFKQLPLEAKAAVAAGVVFFSMMLSRSYLAEKLDLGTRRWLLRLQMALFANALMLIGSLHVWRSTVTTFSRSSASSSFCFMPWKIAVFMFLALAHSSFFTLLFLVAEEPYFFSLAAYTCLGAYIILIFFLFTLGSVEQAYRFLAGRGAKAGTSNKNRTAMKPVLAVMLTVVLTVVGLLNASQPPTVNSVEVPVHKLPSTMNNLKVVLLSDIHLGPTVGKTKLAMIVRMVKALKPDITVIVGDLTDAEAEIIRPAVEPLGELNSPLGTYFVTGNHEYYTSDVSNWFELLKSFNIRPLHNENVKIVSPKSTDDWFCLAGVDDIEADVLCYSGHGMDLKKALTGCSSEHAIVLLAHQPIAAKWALQERPDINLILSGHTHGGQIFPLNAGAYLLNPFFVGLYKVGQNTFVYVSPGTMYFGIPMRLGSRAEITEIILHSP, encoded by the coding sequence ATGATCTCCTTCAAGCAACTGCCCCTTGAAGCAaaggctgcagtggctgcaggagTGGTTTTCTTCTCCATGATGCTATCACGCAGTTATCTGGCGGAAAAACTTGATCTTGGGACACGGCGTTGGCTTCTAAGGCTGCAGATGGCACTTTTTGCTAATGCACTCATGTTAATAGGATCTCTTCATGTTTGGAGAAGCACAGTCACCACGTTCTCCAGGTCTTCAGCTTCCAGCTCCTTCTGTTTCATGCCATGGAAAATAGCTGTGTTCATGTTTCTAGCTTTGGCTCATTCAAGCTTCTTTACATTGCTATTTCTTGTTGCGGAAGAGccctatttcttttctttagctgCCTACACTTGCCTGGGGGCTTATATCATTCttatcttcttcctcttcactCTAGGCTCTGTAGAGCAGGCTTACAGGTTCTTGGCTGGGAGAGGCGCTAAGGCAGGCACTAGCAACAAGAACAGAACAGCAATGAAACCAGTTTTGGCAGTCATGCTGACTGTTGTGCTGACTGTTGTCGGGCTGTTAAATGCTTCCCAGCCTCCTACTGTGAATTCAGTGGAGGTTCCAGTTCACAAGCTGCCCTCAACAATGAATAATCTGAAAGTGGTGTTGCTTTCAGATATCCATCTCGGGCCTACAGTTGGGAAGACCAAGCTTGCCATGATTGTGAGAATGGTTAAGGCTTTAAAACCAGATATCACTGTGATTGTTGGGGACCTGACTGATGCTGAGGCAGAGATCATACGACCTGCTGTTGAGCCTCTTGGAGAGCTTAACTCCCCTCTTGGGACTTACTTTGTCACAGGAAACCATGAATACTACACATCAGATGTTAGCAACTGGTTTGAGCTGTTAAAATCATTTAACATTCGTCCACTCCATAATGAGAATGTGAAGATTGTTTCACCAAAGAGCACTGATGACTGGTTCTGCCTGGCTGGTGTTGATGATATTGAAGCAGATGTATTATGCTACTCAGGACATGgcatggatttaaaaaaagctCTCACAGGCTGTAGCAGTGAGCATGCAATAGTGCTGTTAGCTCATCAGCCAATTGCAGCAAAGTGGGCCCTTCAAGAGAGACCAGACATAAATTTAATTCTCTCTGGTCATACTCATGGAGGGCAGATCTTCCCACTAAATGCTGGAGCTTATCTTCTGAATCCATTCTTTGTTGGTTTGTACAAAGTTGGGCAGAACACCTTTGTCTATGTGAGCCCGGGGACGATGTACTTTGGAATACCCATgaggctgggcagcagagctgaaataaCAGAGATAATTCTGCATTCTCCTTGA
- the CCR9 gene encoding C-C chemokine receptor type 9, producing the protein MAVASIVTHPSKTSLDYYRNDSAVLSLYGNPVNDTDFMCNKRQVRQFARAFLPVFFWLIFLVGTVGNALVMLVYCKYRFRRSMMDRYLVHLAIADLLLLFTLPFWAKAASDGWIFKNFMCKLVNSMYKINFYGCSLFLTCISFDRYITIVQATKAKTSKRRRLLHSKLMCLAVWLMSMSLCIPEIMYSQSMRVGDVTVCKITYPPNVSMTSRVTVLALKVTIGFFLPLLVMVICYALIINTLLQTKRSQKQKSLKIIVMIITAFLLSQFPYNIVLLVKTISTYARVVYNCQAANQLDIGLQVTQSIAFLHSCLNPFLYVFAGERFRTALGRMMQSSSWWRSRGQEQCSSACNSQEHSSNWSFAMLGTRRVRSSLTLSTHLTSSATPPPCQVLL; encoded by the exons ATGGCAGTTGCAAGCATA GTCACCCACCCTAGCAAGACCAGCCTGGATTACTACAGGAATGACAGCGCGGTGCTGTCCCTGTATGGAAACCCTGTGAATGACACAGACTTCATGTGCAACAAGAGGCAGGTCAGGCAGTTTGCTCGAGCCTTCCTGCCAGTGTTTTTCTGGCTCATCTTCTTGGTGGGCACAGTGGGAAATGCCCTGGTCATGCTCGTCTATTGCAAATACCGCTTCAGGAGGAGCATGATGGATCGGTACCTGGTGCACCTGGCCATTGCAGACCTGCTCCTCCTTTTCACCCTCCCTTTCTGGGCCAAGGCTGCCTCTGATGGCTGGATCTTCAAGAACTTCATGTGCAAACTTGTCAACAGTATGTATAAGATCAACTTCTATGGCTGCAGCTTGTTTCTAACCTGCATCAGCTTTGACAGGTACATCACTATTGTCCAGGCAACAAAAGCTAAAACTTCTAAGCGAAGGCGGCTCCTGCACAGCAAACTCATGTGCTTGGCTGTTTGGCTGATGTCCATGAGCCTGTGCATCCCAGAAATCATGTACAGCCAAAGCATGCGGGTAGGTGATGTAACAGTTTGCAAAATTACATACCCACCAAATGTCAGCATGACCTCCAGAGTTACTGTCCTGGCCTTGAAAGTCACAATCGGATTCTTCCTCCCGCTCCTAGTCATGGTTATTTGTTATGCCCTTATTATCAACACTCTCCTGCAAACCAAAAGATCCCAAAAGCAGAAGTCACTGAAGATTATTGTCATGATCAtcactgctttcctcctctctcagTTCCCATACAATATTGTTTTGCTGGTCAAAACCATCAGCACTTATGCCAGGGTGGTGTACAACTGCCAGGCTGCCAACCAGCTGGACATTGGGCTGCAGGTCACCCAGAGCATCGCCTTCCTCCACAGCTGCCTCAACCCCTTCCTCTACGTCTTCGCTGGCGAGCGATTCAGGACAGCACTGGGCAGGatgatgcagagcagcagctggtggcgGAGCAGGGGCCAAGAGCAATGCTCCTCTGCCTGCAACAGCCAGGAGCACAGCTCAAACTGGTCCTTTGCCATGCTGGGGACACGGCGCGTGAGGAGCTCCCTTACCCTCAGCACCCACTTGACCTCCTCTGCTACGCCCCCTCCTTGCCAAGTCCTTTTGTAA